The following DNA comes from Ricinus communis isolate WT05 ecotype wild-type chromosome 10, ASM1957865v1, whole genome shotgun sequence.
TTGTGCATAGTAATACTCAGTATCCATTTACTCGattcttctttgtttttagGGTTTGGATCGCATTTATTACCGGCGATTTTTGTCtttctaaattttgattttgaatttgtttcTCAATATCTAAATTAAGCATTTAAGGACTTGTTGGTGATTGCTGCCATGTGCAAAATTCTTTGGCAAGTCGTCGATTAATAGattgttttcattttatgGTGATTAATATTCTAGTCCATGGCTTTCCATACATTAATTTAGCGTTGACATTTTGGTGCATTAATGacctaaatatatattaatatgagtaaattaAGTGGGATAAATAATATAACTGATACTATGCTCGTGTCTGCCTGCAAGATAGTGTTGGCATTTTTCCTACTAGCAGATCGTGTCCAGTTCATGCCTTTCTATTCATGttgaaatgtttaaatttgAGATTAATGTTATAAATTGGGGATTAGCGGATATATTATAGAAGTAGTTAGTGATTTCTAAGAAATAGGTGATCATTTGTTGGGGAACCCAGCTATAAATGGTCTCTGACTAGTTCAAACTGTTACCAACAGCTTATTAAAGATCtgctatttttaattttgttttttttttctcactgATTGCCATTTTATGTTACATTAGGGTTTATTGCGATGCACCGAGTGGGTAGTGCAGGGAACACGTCAAGTTCTGTTCGCCCACGCAAAGAGAAGAGGCTTACATATGTGCTGAATGATGCTGACGATAAGAAGGTAGTATTagtatttctaattattatttattattaatttgggATGTGGGGTGTTGGGAAGATTATTGGGTAGTCAGCATTTTTCTGTGTCTTGTTTTCACTTTGTGTACTTAATTGCatgtttaatttctttaacttATTGCTTCTTTTGCTAATGGATTATTCTTTGACATTGCTAAGATCTATGACACAACGAGCATTAACTAAACTCTATTTGTTCggttttataaatataaacttctCTTATTATGTCATTTAAATTAGTTCATCAGATTGAATTAATACGCCTGCATGCTCAGGAATTATAAACTTGTATTGTGCTATCATCTTTGTTTAAATCTTTAACTTTTGCAGTCAATTTGGGGCCCCTTCTACAAGGAAATGACAGGCAATATTACCAgttgttttgtttcttttttttttttttacagatCAGAATAAAGAATTGGCCTTGATTGCATGTGCTTGGCTTTGTTGAGTTGCTTTTGATATGGATTGCATAAGCGAATTCTTTTCTTGCTCAGGAACTATATTTACATCAGTGTAAATGGTGGGTGGTGGCTGTAAATTCAACAATTCAGATTCCATTACCATCCTATCAACGCAATCCAGGTTTGATCTCATAGGGAATGATTTCAAGGACTCATTTACATTGTCTAGAGAAAATGAGATCTGCACTTCATTTTCAGTGGAAATGAACATATCTAAAACTAATGGAAACTGAAAAAAGCACAACCCTTTTCCATAAACAGAAATATTTTGCACAAAAAGTTCACAATCCTTGGAACTTTGCTTAGAAAACACCCAACAGAAAACAAAATCGAATAAAGCTGTATATGCTATATTCTGTCAAATGAAGAAAGAATGAGAAACAACTGAGACCATACGGAATGTTTTGTTActtaatagataataaaaccaaaaagaCTTGCtatttcaagaaatttaaaaactgACAGAACACCAGGACGTAAATGAACCCCAAAGAAAATGTGAAATTAGATACCAACCTTGAGTAGCTGCTTGattgaaaactttatcaaatCTGAATGCTTTCATACTTCCTAAATATTTGATTACAACCTTTTCTGACTCAATTAACACGGGTTCATGAATTCTTCTCCACTCTGTCAGTAGAAATGGTCTAATTCGGCAAAATACTCTAATACAGCCTGAAAAGTAAAACTTTgaatgagaaaatgaaaaataaaaatcccaTGTTTTAGCCAAACAATAAATAACAACCTTTAATATCTAATATCTTATTCAATGCTTCTTTACGCTTCTTGGTCAATGACCTCTCCTTCTGTTTCAACTGAGCAATTTCTCCTACAAGAtcaattaaacaaaagaaacttGTATCATCAAAGGCCCTTCAATACTTGTACTAAGAAGATCATTATATTTTCCAGTAACTGGTTTCTGAAACTATAATTTGCATTTACCAATTCTGACTTGTAATTTTACCTTCCAAGTGAGAGAAACGTgctaaaatcaaaaaaaatgATCTCAATTGGCTCAGATTAATAGCATAACCAATACTTGAAAAACTTACCTTCTAGATTTGATATGGATTGCATAAGCGAATTCTTTTCTTGCTCAGGAACTATATTTACATCAGTGTAAATGGTGGGTGGTGGCTGTAAATTCAACAATTCAGATTCCATTACCATCCTATCAACGCAATCCAGGTTTGATCTCATAGGGAATGATTTCAAGGACTCATTTACATTGTCTAGAGAAAATGAGATCTGCACTTCATTTTCAGTGGAAATGAACATATCTAAAACTAATGGAAACTGAAAAAAGCACAACCCTTTTCCATAAACAGAAATATTTTGCACAAAAAGTTCACAATCCTTGGAACTTTGCTTAGAAAACACCCAACAGAAAACAAAATCGAATAAAGCTGTATATGCTATATTCTGTCAAATGAAGAAAGAATGAGAAACAACTGAGACCATACGGAATGTTTTGTTActtaatagataataaaaccaaaaagaCTTGCtatttcaagaaatttaaaaactgACAGAACACCAGGACGTAGATGAATtataacccaaaagaaaaaaaaatatcaagagTGAAGTGTAAATGAAGATGAATCACATGCAATCAGGAgtacccaaaaagaaaaaactttttCCGAGAACTGAACTGCTAGacatcaaaaaaaaaaaaaaatacaagaagaATAGCAGAACCCAAGATCAGGTCACTCAGTCGAGTAAAAAAGACACCAACTTTAACTTGCTCAACTAATTCAAACAAAGAAACCcaagaaataagaaaaccCTAGGAGttgaaacaagaaaacaagaCAGGAAGTCAAAAGTTGAGCTCAAGTTTTCAATGATTGAACACTCTTTTTAAATCTGATTAGGAGGTGAAATGAAAGTCCTTTACATCAGTACAGAGTGTTTTATTAAGTTGACAAT
Coding sequences within:
- the LOC125371369 gene encoding kinesin-like protein KIN-14U → MFISTENEVQISFSLDNVNESLKSFPMRSNLDCVDRMVMESELLNLQPPPTIYTDVNIVPEQEKNSLMQSISNLEGEIAQLKQKERSLTKKRKEALNKILDIKGCIRVFCRIRPFLLTEWRRIHEPVLIESEKVVIKYLGSMKAFRFDKVFNQAATQGWYLISHFLWGSFTSWCSVSF